The Kosmotoga olearia TBF 19.5.1 sequence AGTGATGTTATCATTCTTTCAAAAGAAGCGATAGTTCAGGCGATTCCCAGTTTGCTCGTTGATGAAAATGAAGTCAATGCATCGCACGCAGCCAGTGTTGGAACCATCGATGCAGAAAAGATGTATTATTTGATGTCGAGAGGATTACCAGAAGAGGAGGCCCTTAAACTCATAGTTATGGGAAGTTTTAATCCTGTCTTAGAAAAGATAGCAGATGAATTTGGTAAAGATTATGCAAGGAGGGTTTACGATGTTATCCAGGAACGAATTGAATGATCTTGCGAAAAGCATAAAAAGAGATTTTCCTATATTTGAAATCCATCCGGGGCTTGTATATCTAGATAACGCTGCGACAACTCAAAAACCAGCCTCTGTAATAGAAAGACAAAGCAGGTTTTATGATCATTCTAACGCTAACGTGCACAGAGCTGTTCATTCCCTGGCCGAGGAGGCAACAGACCTGTATGAGCAAGCCAGACAAAGGATAGCCAGCTTCATAAATTCCAGGTCCGAAGAGGTTATCTTCACTCGAGGAACCACGGAATCTATTAATCTTCTTGCTTATTCTTTTGCTAAATCCGGGATGGTGAAGAGCTTTGTGGTTCCAACATTTGAACATCACAGTAATTATGTTCCATGGCAGCAGATCTCCAAGATATTTGGTATCAAGTTTTTACCCTTAAGATTGGATGGATTGGAAGTTCCGTTAGAAAAGATCAAAGAATCGCTAGAAACGTTGAAGGACCCTTTTGTCTTTTCTATGACGGGGTTAACGAATGCATTGGGCAAAAGGACCCCTTTCGAGGAAATCGTAAAACTCGTACATGAGCATGGCGGTTATTTTATTCTTGATGGTGCTCAGTTGATTCCACATGAGCCTTTTGATTTTGCCGGAACCGGGGTTGACTTTTTGGCTTTCTCCGGGCACAAGATGCTTGGGCCGATGGGGATTGGAGTCCTTGTGGGGAAAGAAGAGATACTCAAGCGATTGCCTCCATTTCTTTATGGTGGAGAAATGATCGATAGGGTAGGTATGGAAGATACCAGTTTCGCTCCTTTGCCGTACAAATTTGAGGCTGGTACGCAGAACGTTGCTGGCGCTATAGTTTTAGCAACAGCAATTGACTATCTTGAAAAATTTGATAGAGAAGAATTAAAGAACCACATTCAGAACCTTACCGATTATGCCAGAGAAAAAATCTCCTCTATAGACGGCCTCAGGATTTACAGTCCTTCTGATTCACATGGGATCATTAGTTTCGCTCATGATAATATCCATTCTCATGATCTCGCCGAACTTTTGAGCAGACTTTCCGGGGTTGCCGTAAGAAGTGGGCATCATTGTGCCCAACTTCAATTAAAGGAACTTGGGGTTGTCTCCCTTTGTAGAGCTTCTTTCTACATTTACAATGTTTTTGAAGATGTTGATAGGCTTGCGGAAGGGATAAGGAAAGCTTTGAGGTGGTTTGCATGAGTGTAGAGGATCTTTATTCTGAATTTATTTTATATCATTACAAGAACTCACCTTACAAAGGTGTACTGGAAGACGCAACCAATGATGAAGAAGGGAAGAACCTTTCCTGTGGTGATCAGATACATGTTTATGTGAAGTTTAATGACAACAAAATTGAGACAATATCCTTTGATGGGCATGGTTGCGCCATAAGTATGGCATCGGCTTCAATAATGGCAGAAACCCTTTCGGGAAAATCAGTAGAAGAGGCCAGACTGATCATGGAGGAATTTTTTAAAATGCTGAAGGGAGAGAATCACAATTTAGATATTCTAGGAGATGCTGCTATCTTTGACAACGTGAAGAGGTTTCCAATGAGAGTTAAATGTGCTTCACTTGCCTGGAGAACATTAGAGAGAATAATTGACGAAAGGGAACAAAAAAAGGCCGGTGAATAACACCGGCTTAATGTCCTTTTTTCCTGCTGAAGTAACCCCTGCCGTAATTATACATTTTTTTTACCGGTAATTTCAACATTTAGTAGAATAATGAAGGAGTTCGATCCCTGTAGAATGAAGTGTTTCATCTGAAATCCTTGACTTAAAACAATATTTTTAGTATAGTTGAATAGTCCGTAAGGACGTAATGCAAGCCCCACAAAAGGGGTGTAACTGAGGAGGAGTAAAATGAAAGGTACAGTCAAGTGGTTCAGCGGTAAGAAGGGCTACGGCTTTATCACTATGGACGATGGTGGGGATATTTTCGTTCATTTCAGTGCCATTGAAATGGATGGTTAC is a genomic window containing:
- the sufU gene encoding Fe-S cluster assembly sulfur transfer protein SufU, giving the protein MSVEDLYSEFILYHYKNSPYKGVLEDATNDEEGKNLSCGDQIHVYVKFNDNKIETISFDGHGCAISMASASIMAETLSGKSVEEARLIMEEFFKMLKGENHNLDILGDAAIFDNVKRFPMRVKCASLAWRTLERIIDEREQKKAGE
- a CDS encoding cold-shock protein is translated as MKGTVKWFSGKKGYGFITMDDGGDIFVHFSAIEMDGYKTLNEGQRVEFEIEEGPKGRPQAAKVRVIE
- a CDS encoding aminotransferase class V-fold PLP-dependent enzyme, whose protein sequence is MLSRNELNDLAKSIKRDFPIFEIHPGLVYLDNAATTQKPASVIERQSRFYDHSNANVHRAVHSLAEEATDLYEQARQRIASFINSRSEEVIFTRGTTESINLLAYSFAKSGMVKSFVVPTFEHHSNYVPWQQISKIFGIKFLPLRLDGLEVPLEKIKESLETLKDPFVFSMTGLTNALGKRTPFEEIVKLVHEHGGYFILDGAQLIPHEPFDFAGTGVDFLAFSGHKMLGPMGIGVLVGKEEILKRLPPFLYGGEMIDRVGMEDTSFAPLPYKFEAGTQNVAGAIVLATAIDYLEKFDREELKNHIQNLTDYAREKISSIDGLRIYSPSDSHGIISFAHDNIHSHDLAELLSRLSGVAVRSGHHCAQLQLKELGVVSLCRASFYIYNVFEDVDRLAEGIRKALRWFA